A genomic stretch from Enterobacter oligotrophicus includes:
- the cysB gene encoding HTH-type transcriptional regulator CysB yields MKLQQLRYIVEVVNHNLNVSSTAEGLYTSQPGISKQVRMLEDELGIQIFARSGKHLTQVTPAGQEIIRIAREVLSKVDAIKSVAGEHTWPDKGSLYIATTHTQARYALPGVIKGFIERYPRVSLHMHQGSPTQIAEAVSKGNADFAIATEALHLYDDLVMLPCYHWNRSIVVTPDHPLAGKGSVTIEELAQYPLVTYTFGFTGRSELDTAFNRAGLTPRIVFTATDADVIKTYVRLGLGVGVIASMAVDPVSDPDLVRLDAHDIFSHSTTKIGFRRSTFLRSYMYDFIQRFAPHLTRDVVDTAVALRSNEDIEEMFKDIKLPAK; encoded by the coding sequence ATGAAACTACAGCAGCTTCGCTATATTGTTGAGGTGGTCAATCACAACCTCAACGTCTCTTCTACAGCAGAAGGACTTTATACCTCGCAGCCCGGCATCAGTAAGCAGGTTCGTATGCTGGAGGATGAGCTGGGGATTCAGATTTTCGCTCGCAGTGGTAAGCACCTGACTCAGGTGACGCCGGCAGGGCAGGAAATCATTCGTATTGCACGAGAGGTGCTCTCCAAAGTGGACGCGATTAAATCCGTTGCGGGTGAGCATACCTGGCCGGATAAAGGTTCGCTGTATATTGCTACCACGCATACGCAGGCGCGCTATGCCTTACCGGGGGTCATTAAAGGCTTTATCGAGCGGTATCCTCGCGTGTCGCTGCATATGCATCAGGGCTCACCGACGCAAATTGCCGAAGCCGTTTCTAAAGGCAATGCTGACTTTGCCATTGCAACGGAAGCGCTGCATCTTTATGACGATCTGGTGATGCTGCCGTGCTACCACTGGAACCGTTCTATTGTGGTCACACCGGATCATCCGTTGGCCGGGAAGGGATCGGTGACGATTGAAGAGCTGGCGCAGTACCCGCTGGTGACCTATACCTTCGGTTTTACGGGCCGTTCAGAACTCGATACCGCGTTTAATCGTGCGGGATTAACGCCGCGTATTGTGTTCACCGCAACGGATGCGGACGTTATCAAAACCTACGTGCGTCTGGGGCTGGGGGTTGGGGTGATTGCCAGCATGGCGGTTGATCCGGTCTCTGATCCGGATCTGGTACGTCTTGATGCGCATGATATTTTTAGCCACAGCACCACCAAAATTGGCTTCCGCCGTAGCACCTTCCTGCGCAGCTATATGTATGATTTTATTCAGCGCTTTGCACCGCATTTAACGCGTGATGTTGTCGATACGGCTGTTGCATTACGATCTAACGAAGACATCGAAGAGATGTTTAAAGACATTAAACTTCCTGCCAAATAA
- a CDS encoding YmiA family putative membrane protein translates to MRLAMPSGSEEPQRDPALKRKAWLAVFLVSALFWVVVALLAWKFWG, encoded by the coding sequence ATGAGGTTAGCAATGCCGTCAGGAAGTGAAGAACCGCAAAGGGACCCCGCGCTTAAGCGTAAAGCCTGGCTGGCGGTCTTTCTTGTCTCTGCCCTGTTTTGGGTGGTGGTTGCTCTCCTTGCCTGGAAATTTTGGGGTTAA
- the ribA gene encoding GTP cyclohydrolase II, which yields MQLKRVAEAKLPTPWGDFLMVGFEELATGQDHVALVFGDISGQTPVLSRVHSECLTGDALFSLRCDCGFQLEAALSHIAEEGRGVLLYHRQEGRNIGLLNKIRAYALQDQGYDTVEANHQLGFAADERDFTLCADMFKLLGVDEVRLLTNNPRKVEILTEAGINIVERVPLIVGRNPKNAHYLDTKAAKMGHLLGE from the coding sequence ATGCAGCTTAAACGTGTGGCAGAAGCCAAACTGCCAACCCCATGGGGCGATTTCCTGATGGTGGGTTTTGAAGAACTGGCAACCGGACAGGATCACGTCGCCCTGGTGTTTGGCGACATTTCAGGACAGACGCCGGTACTGTCTCGCGTACATTCGGAGTGTCTGACCGGCGATGCCCTGTTCAGCCTGCGCTGTGATTGTGGTTTCCAGCTAGAGGCCGCCCTTTCCCATATCGCTGAGGAAGGCCGTGGCGTGCTGCTTTATCACCGCCAGGAAGGTCGTAATATTGGTTTGCTGAATAAAATCCGCGCCTATGCGCTGCAGGATCAGGGATACGACACGGTCGAAGCTAACCATCAGCTTGGCTTTGCCGCCGACGAGCGCGACTTCACCCTGTGCGCGGATATGTTTAAGTTGCTGGGCGTAGATGAAGTTCGCCTGCTGACGAATAACCCACGCAAAGTGGAGATCCTGACCGAAGCGGGTATCAATATCGTCGAACGCGTGCCGCTGATCGTTGGACGTAACCCGAAAAATGCCCACTACCTCGACACCAAAGCCGCAAAAATGGGCCACCTGTTGGGCGAGTGA
- the ymiC gene encoding small membrane protein YmiC, which translates to MNNMTTLKYWSWIGVFSVSILFWCQLIWLALL; encoded by the coding sequence ATGAATAACATGACAACTCTCAAATACTGGTCATGGATCGGCGTTTTTTCCGTGTCGATTCTCTTCTGGTGTCAGCTTATCTGGCTGGCTCTCCTCTAA
- the acnA gene encoding aconitate hydratase AcnA → MSLTLREASKDTLQAENKTWHYYSLPLAARTLGDISRLPKSLKVLLENLLRWQDDDSVTAEDIQALAGWLKNAHADREIAYRPARVLMQDFTGVPAVVDLAAMREAVKRLGGDTAKVNPLSPVDLVIDHSVTVDHFGDDDAFGENVRLEMERNHERYVFLKWGQQAFSRFSVVPPGTGICHQVNLEYLGKAVWSELQDKAWVAYPDTLVGTDSHTTMINGLGVLGWGVGGIEAEAAMLGQPVSMLIPDVVGFKLTGKLPEGITATDLVLTVTQMLRKHGVVGKFVEFYGDGLDSLPLADRATIANMSPEYGATCGFFPIDSVTLEYMRLSGRSEEQVALVEAYTKAQGMWRNPGDEPVFTSTLELDMGTVEASLAGPKRPQDRVALNNVPKAFAASNELEVNTAQKDHRPVDYVMNGHQYQLPDGAVVIAAITSCTNTSNPSVLMAAGLLAKKAVQLGLKPQPWVKASLAPGSKVVSDYLAQAKLTPYLDELGFNLVGYGCTTCIGNSGPLPEPIEMAIKQGDLTVGAVLSGNRNFEGRIHPLVKTNWLASPPLVVAYALAGNMNINLVTDPIGHDRKNDPVYLKDIWPSSREIARAVEKVSTEMFRKEYAEVFEGTPEWKAINVVGSDTYDWQDDSTYIRLSPFFDDMLAEPEPLKDIHNARILAMLGDSVTTDHISPAGSIKADSPAGRYLQSRGVERRDFNSYGSRRGNHEVMMRGTFANIRIRNEMVPGVEGGMTRHLPGSEVVSIYDAAMSYQKEGTPLAVIAGKEYGSGSSRDWAAKGPRLLGVRVVIAESFERIHRSNLIGMGILPLEFPQGVTRKTLGLTGEEQIDISGLQNLQPGKTVPVKLTRADGTTEMLECRCRIDTATELTYYQNDGILHYVIRKMLD, encoded by the coding sequence ATGTCGTTAACCCTACGCGAAGCCAGTAAGGACACGTTACAGGCAGAAAATAAAACCTGGCACTATTACAGCTTACCGCTGGCAGCCAGGACGCTTGGGGACATTTCGCGGTTACCCAAGTCGCTGAAAGTTTTACTGGAAAACCTTTTACGCTGGCAGGACGACGATTCCGTGACTGCCGAAGATATTCAGGCACTGGCGGGTTGGCTGAAGAATGCCCATGCAGACAGAGAAATAGCCTATCGTCCGGCCAGGGTATTAATGCAGGATTTCACCGGTGTACCTGCCGTCGTCGATTTAGCCGCCATGCGTGAAGCCGTTAAGCGCCTGGGAGGGGATACGGCAAAAGTAAACCCGCTCTCACCGGTTGATCTTGTTATCGACCACTCAGTGACCGTTGACCATTTCGGCGATGACGACGCGTTTGGTGAGAACGTTCGCCTGGAGATGGAGCGTAACCATGAGCGTTATGTTTTCCTGAAATGGGGGCAGCAGGCGTTCAGCCGGTTTAGCGTCGTTCCTCCAGGAACGGGGATCTGTCACCAGGTCAACCTGGAATATCTGGGCAAAGCCGTCTGGAGTGAATTGCAGGATAAAGCGTGGGTGGCCTATCCGGATACGCTGGTGGGCACCGATTCACACACCACGATGATTAACGGCCTGGGCGTGCTTGGCTGGGGCGTTGGCGGCATTGAAGCGGAAGCAGCCATGCTCGGCCAGCCCGTTTCTATGCTCATCCCGGATGTGGTGGGCTTTAAGCTGACGGGCAAGCTCCCGGAAGGCATTACCGCAACCGACCTGGTCCTGACCGTGACCCAGATGTTGCGTAAGCATGGTGTGGTCGGCAAGTTTGTCGAATTTTACGGTGACGGGCTGGATTCATTACCGCTGGCGGATCGCGCCACCATCGCCAATATGTCGCCGGAATATGGCGCAACCTGCGGCTTTTTCCCGATCGATAGCGTCACGCTGGAATATATGCGTCTGAGTGGCCGCAGTGAAGAGCAGGTGGCTCTGGTTGAGGCCTACACCAAAGCGCAGGGAATGTGGCGCAACCCTGGCGATGAGCCTGTATTTACCAGCACGCTGGAGCTGGATATGGGCACCGTGGAGGCAAGCCTCGCGGGGCCAAAACGTCCTCAGGATCGCGTTGCGCTGAATAACGTGCCTAAAGCATTTGCCGCCAGTAATGAACTGGAAGTGAACACCGCGCAAAAAGATCACCGTCCGGTCGACTATGTCATGAACGGGCATCAGTATCAGCTTCCTGACGGGGCGGTGGTTATCGCAGCCATTACCTCCTGTACCAACACCTCAAACCCAAGCGTGCTAATGGCCGCAGGGTTACTGGCGAAAAAGGCGGTACAGCTTGGCCTTAAACCGCAGCCGTGGGTGAAAGCCTCTCTCGCCCCTGGCTCGAAAGTGGTTTCCGATTATCTGGCGCAGGCGAAGCTCACGCCGTACCTGGACGAGCTGGGCTTTAACCTGGTGGGATATGGCTGTACGACCTGCATCGGTAACTCCGGGCCGTTGCCTGAGCCAATAGAAATGGCGATTAAGCAGGGCGATCTGACCGTCGGCGCGGTCCTCTCCGGTAACCGTAACTTCGAAGGGCGTATTCATCCGCTGGTTAAAACGAACTGGCTGGCGTCACCGCCGCTGGTCGTAGCCTATGCACTGGCCGGGAATATGAATATCAACCTGGTCACCGACCCGATTGGTCACGATCGCAAAAATGATCCTGTGTATCTGAAAGATATCTGGCCGTCCTCGCGGGAAATTGCGCGTGCGGTCGAGAAGGTGTCGACGGAGATGTTCCGCAAAGAGTATGCCGAGGTGTTTGAAGGCACGCCCGAATGGAAAGCGATCAATGTCGTCGGTTCTGACACCTATGACTGGCAGGATGATTCAACCTATATCCGCCTGTCGCCTTTCTTCGATGACATGCTGGCAGAGCCTGAACCGCTTAAGGATATTCACAACGCGCGCATCCTTGCAATGTTAGGGGATTCAGTCACAACGGACCATATCTCCCCGGCAGGCAGTATCAAAGCCGACAGTCCGGCCGGGCGCTATCTGCAAAGCCGTGGGGTGGAGCGTCGTGATTTTAACTCCTACGGTTCGCGTCGTGGTAACCACGAAGTGATGATGCGCGGGACCTTTGCCAACATCCGTATTCGCAACGAAATGGTGCCGGGTGTGGAAGGGGGGATGACACGACACCTGCCGGGCTCGGAAGTGGTGTCTATTTACGACGCGGCGATGAGCTATCAGAAAGAAGGTACGCCGCTGGCCGTTATCGCCGGGAAAGAGTATGGCTCAGGTTCAAGCCGTGACTGGGCGGCGAAGGGACCACGGTTGCTGGGCGTCCGTGTGGTCATTGCCGAGTCGTTTGAACGTATTCACCGCTCTAACCTGATTGGTATGGGTATTTTGCCGCTGGAGTTTCCGCAAGGCGTCACCCGCAAAACGCTGGGGCTGACGGGTGAAGAGCAGATTGACATTAGCGGATTGCAAAATCTGCAGCCGGGCAAAACGGTGCCGGTAAAATTGACACGGGCGGACGGGACAACAGAGATGCTGGAATGTCGGTGCCGTATCGATACGGCAACAGAGCTAACCTATTACCAGAACGACGGCATTTTGCACTACGTGATTCGTAAAATGCTGGATTGA